A window of Malania oleifera isolate guangnan ecotype guangnan chromosome 5, ASM2987363v1, whole genome shotgun sequence contains these coding sequences:
- the LOC131156436 gene encoding kinesin-like protein KIN-7F, with product MGAIGGEELMRWEKMQMGASGNEEKILVLVRLRPLSEKEIARNEVSDWECINDTTVLFRNSLQERSMFPTAYTFDRVFRSDCFTKQVYEEGAKETALSVVGGINSTIFAYGQTSSGKTYTMIGITEYTVADIYDYIQRHEERAFVLKFSAMEIYNEVVRDLLSTDSTPLRLLDDPERGTIVEKLTEETLRDWNHLKELLCICEAQRQTGETSFNEKSSRSHQILRLTIESSAREFLGKGNSTTLAASVNFVDLAGSERASQALSVGARLKEGCHINRSLLTLGTVIRKLSKGRHGHINYRDSKLTRILQPSLGGNARTAIICTVSPARSHVEQSRNTLFFASCAKEVTTNAKVNVVMSDKALVKHLQKELARLESELRSPAPASSTYDYGALLRKKDLQIEKMEKEIRELAKQRDLAQSRVEDLLQVIENDKASRQWVEISSQSTWQAGYTCEDECSVSESSDVADSSCLDVGVGKFNTTQYSDEVASDMPEGQNQQYPEITEEHSLSDDNSSMPQSDRFQVQDIAPRTGEDPDDLYKDVQCIEMEESSEGKNFESLALLTGESEGVPALTVSGNRDVAEQGMISTPLKGDIEVSQVQADFTYGSMEQKIHDVQKAIDSLVSPYADKSSPQALARDMSSCRSLKLTRSWSCGANIMTLSSSPCSDKAQRNVKTPANGFERDFPGRPEGMQRKFPSLKYDTSFSRLSRNDSQSSAESAFMDGLKVQDTKNSADEDITSVHTFVAGLKEMAELQYKKQFVEGQVPGAGKNVRDVGLDPMQDALEDYPDWPLEFERQRSTIIELWQTCNVSLVHRTYFFVLFKGDPADSIYMEVELRRLSFLKEMFSRGNQAVENDQTPTPASSMRALRREREMLCKLMQRRLSEGDRRALYQKWGIALDTKRRKLQLVQRLWSDIKDINHISESASLVAKLVRFSEQGQALKEMFGLSFTSPCPRRRSYGWKHKASF from the exons ATGGGGGCAATTGGGGGTGAAGAACTGATGAGGTGGGAGAAGATGCAAATGGGTGCTAGTGGCAATGAGGAGAAAATTCTTGTTTTGGTGAGGTTGAGGCCTTTGAGTGAGAAAGAGATTGCAAGGAATGAGGTGTCAGATTGGGAATGTATCAATGACACCACCGTTTTGTTCAGGAACAGCCTACAGGAACGGTCTATGTTTCCAACTGCCTATACATTTG ACAGGGTATTCCGGAGTGACTGCTTCACAAAGCAGGTGTATGAGGAAGGAGCCAAGGAAACTGCTCTTTCAGTTGTTGGTGGTATTAACT CAACTATTTTTGCATATGGGCAAACAAGCAGTGGAAAGACATACACTATGATTGGAATAACAGAGTATACTGTAGCAGATATATATGACTATATACAGAGG CATGAAGAAAGGGCATTTGTCTTGAAGTTCTCTGCAATGGAAATCTATAATGAGGTTGTTAGAGATCTTCTCAGCACAGATAGCACTCCACTAAGGCTTTTGGATGATCCAGAG AGAGGAACTATTGTGGAGAAACTCACAGAGGAAACTCTAAGGGACTGGAATCATCTAAAAGAACTCCTTTGCATTTGTGAAG CCCAAAGGCAGACTGGGGAAACTTCCTTCAATGAAAAAAGCTCCAGATCTCATCAAATTCTTAGATTG ACAATTGAAAGTTCTGCTCGTGAGTTCTTAGGCAAGGGAAATTCAACTACTCTTGCAGCTAGTGTG AATTTTGTAGATCTAGCAGGGAGTGAGCGTGCATCTCAAGCATTATCTGTTGGAGCAAGATTGAAAGAAGGTTGCCACATCAATCGTAGTTTGTTGACTCTTGGAACAGTTATACGCAAGCTAAG CAAGGGAAGACATGGACACATCAATTATAGAGATTCTAAATTAACACGCATATTGCAACCAAGCCTGGGAGGCAATGCTAGAACTGCCATCATTTGCACTGTGAGCCCGGCACGCAGTCATGTGGAGCAATCCAGAAATACTCTTTTTTTCGCTAGCTGTGCAAAGGAAGTGACAACTAATGCAAAGGTCAATGTTGTCATGTCTGACAAGGCCTTGGTAAAGCATTTGCAAAAAGAGTTGGCTAGATTGGAAAGTGAGTTGAGAAGTCCTGCTCCTGCTTCTTCCACATATGATTATGGGGCATTACTGAGAAAGAAAGATCTTCAGATTGAAAAG ATggagaaagaaataagagaacTGGCTAAGCAACGGGATCTTGCGCAATCTCGGGTTGAGGATTTGCTGCAAGTGATTGAAAATGATAAAGCCTCAAGACAATGG GTTGAGATTAGTAGTCAGTCTACTTGGCAAGCGGGGTATACATGTGAGGATGAATGTTCAGTGTCAGAATCATCAGATGTAGCTGATTCCAGTTGTCTGGATGTAGGTGTTGGGAAGTTCAATACAACTCAGTATTCTGATGAAGTTGCTAGCGACATGCCTGAGGGGCAGAATCAGCAATATCCAGAAATTACTGAAGAGCACTCTCTTTCTGATGATAACTCTTCAATGCCCCAGTCCGACCGGTTTCAGGTTCAGGATATTGCACCGAGAACTGGAGAAGATCCTGATGATCTCTACAAGGATGTCCAGTGTATTGAGATGGAAGAGTCCAGCGAGGGGAAGAATTTTGAATCACTTGCTTTGTTGACTGGTGAAAGTGAAGGAGTGCCGGCTTTAACAGTGTCTGGCAACAGGGATGTTGCAGAACAAGGAATGATTTCAACACCTCTGAAGGGAGATATAGAAGTTAGCCAGGTCCAAGCTGATTTCACATATGGCTCCATGGAGCAGAAAATTCATGATGTACAGAAGGCTATTGATTCTCTTGTCAGTCCATATGCTGACAAATCATCTCCCCAGGCCCTGGCAAGAGATATGTCGAGTTGTAGAAGTTTGAAGTTAACAAGGAGCTGGAGCTGTGGAGCGAATATCATGACTCTCTCATCTTCTCCCTGCTCCGACAAGGCACAACGGAATGTTAAGACCCCAGCTAATGGGTTTGAGAGGGACTTTCCTGGGAGACCAGAAGGCATGCAAAGGAAGTTCCCTTCTCTAAAATATGACACTAGCTTTTCAAGGCTGTCCAGAAATGATTCTCAGTCTTCTGCTGAGAGTGCTTTCATGGATGGGCTAAAAGTGCAGGACACCAAAAATTCTGCTGATGAGGATAttactagtgtccatacttttgTTGCAGGATTAAAGGAAATGGCAGAGCTTCAGTATAAGAAGCAATTTGTTGAGGGTCAG GTTCCAGGGGCTGGAAAGAATGTAAGAGATGTAGGACTGGATCCCATGCAGGACGCATTGGAAGATTATCCAGATTGGCCCCTGGAATTTGAGAGGCAGCGAAGCACCATAATTGAACTCTGGCAAACTTGCAATGTTTCCTTGGTCCACCGGACATACTTCTTTGTGCTGTTCAAAGGTGATCCTGCGGATTCCATTTATATGGAGGTAGAGCTTCGTAGACTTTCCTTCCTGAAGGAAATGTTTTCACGGGGGAATCAGGCTGTGGAAAATGACCAGACCCCAACACCGGCTTCAAG CATGAGAGCTCTACGTCGTGAGAGAGAGATGCTGTGTAAGCTGATGCAGAGAAGGTTATCGGAGGGAGACAGAAGGGCACTCTACCAGAAGTGGGGCATTGCATTGGACACAAAGAGGAGGAAGTTGCAGCTGGTGCAACGCCTGTGGAGCGACATAAAGGATATAAACCACATATCGGAGAGTGCTTCCCTTGTTGCGAAGCTGGTCAGGTTCTCTGAGCAGGGGCAGGCCCTGAAGGAGATGTTCGGGCTTTCCTTCACATCCCCATGCCCAAGGAGGAGATCCTATGGCTGGAAACATAAAGCTTCTTTCTAG